From a region of the Mytilus galloprovincialis chromosome 3, xbMytGall1.hap1.1, whole genome shotgun sequence genome:
- the LOC143067234 gene encoding uncharacterized protein LOC143067234, whose product MLNVFQQYCKEKFPVVQPFPSTSIMIAHFISFLFLKNYQPSTIVSYISAISFVHKLNFWSDPTDSFFIKKIIKGAQNLRSSSDNRLPITKEILSKLVAAIPVVVQSPYNQILLRAMMSMALYCFLCIGEMAVKSESRKNNVIQLSDLNIEFENKVSKRMTVTMRNYKHSDMQPKTISLDKNTSNIACPVMAMSSYLNLVKHYSCPLFQFPCGTSVSYAFFSASLKAVFNFVGLNTQFYKGHSFRIGAATSAAAKGVSLEVIQQMGRWKSNAVKNYIRLHNF is encoded by the coding sequence ATGCTCAATGTATTCCAGCAATATTGTAAAGAAAAATTTCCTGTAGTACAACCATTTCCATCTACAAGCATCATGATAgcacattttatttcatttcttttcttaAAGAATTATCAGCCATCTACAATAGTATCCTACATTTCTGCCATCAGTTTTGTTCATAAACTTAATTTTTGGAGTGATCCTACAGattcattttttattaagaaaattattaaagggGCCCAAAATCTAAGAAGTTCAAGTGATAATAGATTACCAATCACCaaagaaattttgtcaaaattagtAGCAGCAATTCCGGTAGTTGTACAAAGTCCCTACAATCAAATTTTGCTAAGAGCAATGATGTCCATGGCTTTGTACTGTTTCCTTTGTATAGGCGAGATGGCTGTTAAAAGCGAAAGCAGGAAAAATAATGTCATTCAATTATCTGATTTAAATATAGAGTTTGAAAACAAGGTTTCAAAGCGTATGACGGTCACAATGAGGAATTATAAACACAGTGACATGCAGCCAAAAACTATTTCACTTGACAAAAATACTAGCAATATAGCTTGTCCAGTTATGGCTATGTCTAGTTATTTAAATTTGGTTAAACATTATTCTTGTCCCCTCTTTCAATTTCCATGTGGCACATCAGTATCATATGCTTTCTTCAGCGCATCACTTAAGGCGGTTTTTAATTTCGTTGGTTTAAACACCCAGTTTTATAAAGGTCACAGTTTTAGAATAGGGGCTGCAACATCAGCAGCAGCCAAGGGTGTATCTTTAGAAGTTATTCAACAAATGGGGAGATGGAAATCAAACGCTGTAAAAAATTATATACGGTTACATAATTTTTGA